Proteins from a genomic interval of Clostridium sp. M62/1:
- a CDS encoding RsmB/NOP family class I SAM-dependent RNA methyltransferase, whose product MKNLLGEEYEAFLESYDREREQGLRLNLLKTDRERFREETEFSLKPIPWAEEGYYYGAKDRPGRHPYHEAGVYYIQEPSAMAVVSLLDPKPGDRVLDLCAAPGGKTSHIASRLQGKGFLLSNEIHPARARILSQNAERMGIANGAVFNEDSARLSAAFPEYFDKIVVDAPCSGEGMFRKDEGARAEWSPDKVRLCAQRQAEILENASAMLKPGGTMAYSTCTFSPEEDEQAVEAFLKAHPEFKIKKVKKYPGMSDGVPGWALEGREELSCAVRIWPHRTGGEGHFIAILEKEGRDERERKRRFPVYVKDKRLFKDWEDFLRENLSAGNTGQGELLSSVRRREFMLFGDQLYLLPPELPSFDGLRVLRPGLHLGTLKKNRFEPSHALALWMREEDAAGFCRLFPESPAMGAYLRGEALSLSAISEKEAGAVRIPPERKKGWILMSTGNGKSGYSIGWAKLSGGILKNHYPKGLRIQGYEE is encoded by the coding sequence ATGAAAAACCTTCTGGGAGAGGAATATGAGGCGTTTCTGGAAAGCTACGACAGGGAGAGAGAGCAGGGCCTGAGGCTGAACCTTCTGAAAACAGACAGAGAGAGGTTCAGGGAAGAAACAGAATTTTCTCTGAAACCGATTCCCTGGGCGGAGGAAGGATACTATTACGGAGCAAAGGACAGGCCAGGCCGCCATCCCTACCATGAGGCAGGGGTGTACTACATTCAGGAGCCAAGCGCCATGGCGGTGGTTTCTCTGCTGGATCCGAAGCCGGGAGATCGGGTGCTCGATCTGTGCGCAGCGCCGGGGGGAAAGACAAGCCATATTGCATCGAGACTCCAGGGAAAAGGCTTTCTTCTGAGCAATGAGATTCACCCGGCCAGGGCCAGGATTCTCTCCCAGAACGCAGAGCGTATGGGGATAGCCAATGGGGCTGTATTCAACGAGGATTCTGCGAGACTGTCCGCTGCCTTTCCCGAGTATTTTGACAAGATTGTGGTGGACGCCCCGTGCTCCGGAGAAGGAATGTTCCGAAAGGACGAGGGAGCCAGGGCTGAGTGGAGTCCCGACAAGGTAAGGCTGTGCGCCCAGCGCCAGGCAGAGATTCTGGAAAACGCGTCGGCAATGCTGAAGCCGGGGGGAACTATGGCTTACTCCACCTGCACCTTTTCTCCTGAGGAGGATGAGCAGGCGGTGGAGGCATTTTTAAAAGCCCATCCGGAGTTTAAAATAAAAAAGGTGAAAAAGTATCCGGGAATGTCAGACGGAGTACCCGGGTGGGCCCTGGAGGGCCGGGAAGAGCTCTCCTGCGCTGTCCGAATCTGGCCTCACCGGACAGGGGGAGAGGGACATTTTATTGCGATTCTGGAAAAAGAGGGACGGGATGAGAGGGAAAGAAAGAGAAGATTTCCCGTGTATGTAAAGGACAAAAGACTTTTTAAGGACTGGGAGGACTTTCTGAGGGAAAATCTTTCTGCCGGAAATACGGGGCAGGGAGAGCTCCTGAGCTCCGTAAGGAGAAGGGAATTTATGCTCTTTGGGGATCAGCTTTATCTTCTGCCGCCGGAGCTTCCTTCCTTTGACGGGCTTCGGGTGCTGAGGCCGGGCCTTCATCTGGGAACCTTAAAAAAGAACCGTTTTGAACCCTCTCATGCCCTTGCTCTGTGGATGAGGGAGGAGGACGCAGCAGGTTTCTGCCGCCTTTTCCCCGAAAGCCCCGCCATGGGAGCCTACCTGAGAGGGGAGGCCCTTTCCCTTTCTGCAATTTCAGAAAAGGAGGCCGGGGCTGTCAGAATTCCTCCGGAGAGAAAGAAGGGGTGGATTCTCATGAGCACGGGAAACGGAAAAAGCGGCTACAGCATCGGCTGGGCCAAGCTGTCAGGCGGAATTCTGAAAAATCATTATCCCAAAGGGCTCCGCATCCAGGGCTATGAGGAATAA